Proteins co-encoded in one Xiphophorus hellerii strain 12219 chromosome 10, Xiphophorus_hellerii-4.1, whole genome shotgun sequence genomic window:
- the btbd17a gene encoding BTB/POZ domain-containing protein 17, with translation MAQRADLIRAGMLLLTMWLQVEVAVAAGLLKVDFAQEGGSDGNTISHSQTLLQRLEALLNQGNGSDVSLRVETPNADEVKVIQAHSLVLSLQSSVFEEMLLSRNSSTMVLRESSDCAAVFDKFIRYLYCGEISLRLDQATPLHKLATKYQVQSLQQGVTNYMTQNLARDSPSGHVAGWYEYALQAGDVVLRDSCLQYLAWNLSSVLQSGEWVSISSQLLMTLLQRSDLILQSEMELFAALEAWIIQNEPDGLTAENTLRAVRYAMMPPRELFRLQTQSTVLARYQESVRDLLYMSYQFHSASPLQMAKYFDVNCSLFVPRNYLSAVWGSPWIINNPTRDDRSTSFQTQLGPSSHDASKRVTWNALFSPRWLPLSMRPMYTESGAMQPTRVEGGRPRIIITPATSSADFAGVNFQKTVLVMAQQHGKLVVKHVYNFHQSTEENGDFLAEANLYRRTSEYLIDSSLFLHVVVKPLYQTLITTKN, from the exons ATGGCTCAACGGGCTGATCTCATCCGTGCTGGAATGTTGCTTCTGACCATGTGGCTGCAGGTGGAGGTGGCTGTCGCAG CCG GTCTGCTGAAAGTTGACTTCGCCCAGGAAGGAGGCAGTGATGGCAACACCATCAGCCACTCCCAAACCCTGTTGCAGCGGCTGGAGGCCCTGCTGAATCAGGGGAACGGAAGTGATGTTTCTCTCCGTGTGGAGACGCCGAATGCTGACGAGGTGAAGGTGATCCAGGCTCACTCCCTGGTGCTCTCCCTGCAGAGCTCGGTGTTTGAGGAGATGCTGCTGAGCCGCAACAGCAGCACTATGGTGCTGAGAGAGAGTTCCGACTGTGCCGCTGTGTTTGACAAGTTCATCAG ATATCTGTATTGTGGAGAGATTTCTCTTCGTCTTGACCAGGCCACACCTCTGCACAAGTTGGCCACCAAGTACCAAGTGCAGAGCCTCCAGCAGGGTGTCACCAACTACATGACCCAAAATTTGGCCAGAGACTCACCTTCTGGTCATGTGGCAGGATGGTATGAATATGCCCTGCAGGCAGGGGATGTTGTTCTGAGGGATAGCTGTCTGCAGTACCTGGCTTGGAACCTGTCATCTGTGCTGCAGAGCGGGGAGTGGGTGTCTATCAGCAGTCAGCTGCTTATGACCCTGCTTCAGCGTTCTGATCTCATCCTGCAGAGTGAGATGGAGCTCTTTGCAGCTCTAGAGGCCTGGATTATCCAGAATGAGCCCGATGGTTTGACAGCAGAGAACACATTAAGAGCTGTGCGTTATGCTATGATGCCTCCTAGGGAGCTCTTCCGTCTGCAGACCCAGTCAACAGTCCTGGCTCGTTATCAGGAGTCAGTCCGTGACCTGCTGTACATGTCCTACCAGTTTCACTCTGCCTCACCACTGCAAATGGCAAAATACTTTGACGTAAATTGTAGCCTCTTTGTCCCAAGAAACTATTTGTCTGCAGTGTGGGGTTCACCTTGGATAATCAACAATCCGACCCGGGACGACCGCAGCACCAGCTTCCAAACTCAACTAGGGCCCAGCAGCCATGATGCCAGCAAACGAGTTACCTGGAATGCCCTGTTCTCACCACGCTGGTTACCTCTCAGCATGAGGCCCATGTACACGGAAAGCGGCGCCATGCAGCCGACACGTGTGGAAGGAGGGCGCCCTCGCATCATCATCACGCCAGCAACATCCAGTGCAGATTTTGCAGGAGTGAACTTCCAAAAGACGGTTCTTGTGATGGCTCAGCAGCACGGTAAGCTAGTCGTGAAGCATGTCTACAACTTCCACCAGAGCACCGAGGAAAACGGTGACTTCTTGGCCGAAGCCAATCTGTATAGGCGCACCTCTGAATACCTCATCGACAGCTCCCTCTTTCTCCATGTCGTGGTGAAACCACTTTACCAAACCCTCATAACCACCAAGAACTGA
- the gprc5c gene encoding G-protein coupled receptor family C group 5 member C isoform X2: MAANMTPQGCGLDLDSLYYNLCSLSAVWGIVVEAIAGAGVIFSFVLFVSLLASMPFIKSPNHKNSLALQASFLFCTAGLFCLTFAFIVGKNFSTCASRRFLFGVLFGGCFACLLMQCIRLNILARRNAGPQGWVLWLGALGMWLVEVVINTEWLIITVVRHPLLPVNATTEPIRATATPCNIANQDFVMALIYVMVLILATVMAGLPIMAGKYAEWKKEGGLILVISLISVGIWVAWIVMYVYGNELTGGPTWDDPTLAIALVANGWVFIIIYTIPQICCFNSDDEIEEDYGEDAYTNRGVGYETILKEHNSQKMFMENKAFSMDEPGQGNKPVSPYSNYTGQMRATVYQPTELALITKTVGNGQTVHRTPQW, encoded by the exons ATGGCTGCTAATATGACCCCTCAGGGCTGCGGCCTCGACTTGGACTCCCTCTACTACAACCTGTGTAGCCTCAGTGCTGTCTGGGGCATCGTGGTAGAAGCCATAGCAGGAGCTGGCGTCATCTTTTCCTTCGTGCTCTTCGTTTCGCTTTTGGCCAGCATGCCCTTCATCAAAAGCCCCAACCATAAAAACTCTTTGGCTCTTCAGGCCAGCTTTCTGTTCTGCACTGCTGGACTCTTCTGCCTGACATTCGCTTTCATTGTGGGGAAGAACTTCTCCACCTGTGCCTCGAGAAGATTTCTCTTTGGGGTGCTGTTTGGTGGGTGTTTCGCCTGCCTCCTGATGCAGTGCATCAGGCTGAACATCTTGGCCAGGAGAAATGCTGGGCCCCAGGGCTGGGTGCTCTGGCTGGGAGCGCTGGGGATGTGGCTGGTGGAGGTTGTCATCAACACCGAGTGGCTCATCATCACAGTCGTTCGCCACCCGCTGCTTCCTGTCAATGCCACGACTGAACCCATCAGAGCCACTGCAACACCTTGTAACATTGCCAACCAGGACTTTGTCATGGCGCTGATCTACGTGATGGTTCTCATCCTGGCTACGGTCATGGCAGGTCTGCCCATCATGGCGGGCAAATATGCAGAGTGGAAAAAGGAAGGTGGTCTCATTCTGGTGATAAGCCTGATCTCTGTGGGCATCTGGGTGGCCTGGATCGTCATGTACGTGTATGGGAATGAACTAACTGGAGGCCCGACGTGGGACGACCCGACCCTGGCCATCGCCTTGGTGGCAAATGGTTGGGTGTTCATCATCATCTACACCATTCCTCAGATTTGCTGTTTTAATAGCGACGACGAGATCGAAGAAGACTATGGGGAGGATGCTTACACTAACCGGGGAGTCGGATATGAGACGATCCTGAAGGAGCATAACTCTCAGAAAATGTTCATGGAAAATAAGGCTTTCTCCATGGATGAGCCAGGCCAAG GAAACAAGCCTGTGTCTCCGTATAGTAATTACACTGGTCAGATGCGTGCTACGGTCTACCAACCAACTGAGCTGGCTCTCATTACCAAAACAGTTGGAAAT
- the gpr142 gene encoding probable G-protein coupled receptor 142, giving the protein MIDWPNVTASSYEELVLKPEELQRSKCVLGFIPVIYYSVLLCVGVPVNILTAVALCRLACRTKKPLYYYLLAVTGSDILSQLFIIFVGFLLETAVFHRDVPTVLLHVVSAAEFAANHASIWSTIPLTVDRYVALCHPLLHRQISYPARTRKIIAAVLVLSLTSGIPFFWWSDVWRDSHLPTVLDAVLIWTHVTIIYFLPCSIFLVLNSLIIRKLRIRQRQQPCQEERGPPRRLGKTTAMLLALTSVFSVLWAPRTVVVIYHLYVSSVHQDWRVHLAYDLSNMLAMLNTAVNFFLYCFVSRPFRSVVRDIVLLRGGPLHPRRPLPQQQAPNNASNSSLYSGNNKRSRRDSTPLSPRRNRKPS; this is encoded by the exons ATGATCGACTGGCCTAATGTGACAGCGTCCAGCTACGAGGAGCTGGTCCTAAAAcctgaggagctgcagagatccaaaTGTGTCCTTGGCTTCATTCCGGTCATTTACTACAGTGTTCTGCTTTGTGTGGGAGTACCAG TAAACATCCTCACAGCAGTGGCCCTGTGCAGACTGGCATGTCGCACCAAGAAACCTCTGTACTACTACCTCTTAGCAGTGACAGGCTCAGACATTCTTTCCCAGCTCTTCATCATCTTTGTTGGATTCCTGCTAGAGACGGCTGTTTTTCACCGCGACGTCCCTACCGTCCTGCTGCACGTGGTCAGTGCTGCAGAGTTTGCTGCTAACCACGCCTCCATTTGGTCCACTATACCCCTTACTGTGGACCGGTATGTTGCGCTGTGCCACCCCTTGCTCCACCGACAGATCAGCTACCCGGCACGGACCAGGAAGATCATTGCAGCTGTGCTGGTGTTGTCGCTTACGTCGGGCATACCTTTTTTCTGGTGGTCAGACGTGTGGAGAGACAGCCACCTTCCCACAGTGCTGGACGCAGTCCTCATATGGACACATGTTACCATCATCTACTTTCTGCCATGCAGCATCTTCTTGGTGCTGAACTCTTTAATAATCCGCAAGCTGAGGATAAGGCAGAGGCAGCAGCCCTGCCAAGAGGAGCGTGGGCCTCCTCGCCGTCTAGGAAAAACCACGGCCATGCTGCTGGCGCTCACCTCCGTGTTCTCAGTTCTGTGGGCTCCTCGGACTGTTGTAGTCATCTACCACCTCTATGTTTCCTCGGTTCACCAGGATTGGCGTGTCCACTTGGCCTACGACCTGTCCAATATGCTGGCCATGCTCAACACTGCTGtcaacttttttctttactgcTTCGTCAGCAGACCTTTCCGCAGCGTTGTGCGGGACATCGTGCTGCTCAGAGGAGGGCCACTGCACCCTCGCCGGCCTCTGCCCCAGCAGCAGGCCCCCAACAATGCCTCCAACTCATCTCTCTACAGTGGGAACAACAAACGCTCGCGGCGAGACTCCACCCCCTTGTCACCTCGTAGAAACAGAAAGCCCTCGTGA
- the gprc5c gene encoding G-protein coupled receptor family C group 5 member C isoform X1, which produces MAANMTPQGCGLDLDSLYYNLCSLSAVWGIVVEAIAGAGVIFSFVLFVSLLASMPFIKSPNHKNSLALQASFLFCTAGLFCLTFAFIVGKNFSTCASRRFLFGVLFGGCFACLLMQCIRLNILARRNAGPQGWVLWLGALGMWLVEVVINTEWLIITVVRHPLLPVNATTEPIRATATPCNIANQDFVMALIYVMVLILATVMAGLPIMAGKYAEWKKEGGLILVISLISVGIWVAWIVMYVYGNELTGGPTWDDPTLAIALVANGWVFIIIYTIPQICCFNSDDEIEEDYGEDAYTNRGVGYETILKEHNSQKMFMENKAFSMDEPGQGNKPVSPYSNYTGQMRATVYQPTELALITKTVGNQQREQSFDMIIPRASMASAANSGSSTPSTHTEHGNTSRLQTSGQTVHRTPQW; this is translated from the exons ATGGCTGCTAATATGACCCCTCAGGGCTGCGGCCTCGACTTGGACTCCCTCTACTACAACCTGTGTAGCCTCAGTGCTGTCTGGGGCATCGTGGTAGAAGCCATAGCAGGAGCTGGCGTCATCTTTTCCTTCGTGCTCTTCGTTTCGCTTTTGGCCAGCATGCCCTTCATCAAAAGCCCCAACCATAAAAACTCTTTGGCTCTTCAGGCCAGCTTTCTGTTCTGCACTGCTGGACTCTTCTGCCTGACATTCGCTTTCATTGTGGGGAAGAACTTCTCCACCTGTGCCTCGAGAAGATTTCTCTTTGGGGTGCTGTTTGGTGGGTGTTTCGCCTGCCTCCTGATGCAGTGCATCAGGCTGAACATCTTGGCCAGGAGAAATGCTGGGCCCCAGGGCTGGGTGCTCTGGCTGGGAGCGCTGGGGATGTGGCTGGTGGAGGTTGTCATCAACACCGAGTGGCTCATCATCACAGTCGTTCGCCACCCGCTGCTTCCTGTCAATGCCACGACTGAACCCATCAGAGCCACTGCAACACCTTGTAACATTGCCAACCAGGACTTTGTCATGGCGCTGATCTACGTGATGGTTCTCATCCTGGCTACGGTCATGGCAGGTCTGCCCATCATGGCGGGCAAATATGCAGAGTGGAAAAAGGAAGGTGGTCTCATTCTGGTGATAAGCCTGATCTCTGTGGGCATCTGGGTGGCCTGGATCGTCATGTACGTGTATGGGAATGAACTAACTGGAGGCCCGACGTGGGACGACCCGACCCTGGCCATCGCCTTGGTGGCAAATGGTTGGGTGTTCATCATCATCTACACCATTCCTCAGATTTGCTGTTTTAATAGCGACGACGAGATCGAAGAAGACTATGGGGAGGATGCTTACACTAACCGGGGAGTCGGATATGAGACGATCCTGAAGGAGCATAACTCTCAGAAAATGTTCATGGAAAATAAGGCTTTCTCCATGGATGAGCCAGGCCAAG GAAACAAGCCTGTGTCTCCGTATAGTAATTACACTGGTCAGATGCGTGCTACGGTCTACCAACCAACTGAGCTGGCTCTCATTACCAAAACAGTTGGAAAT CAACAGCGTGAGCAGTCCTTTGACATGATCATTCCCAGAGCTTCCATGGCCTCTGCAGCCAACAGCGGGAGCAGTACCCCCTCTACGCACACTGAGCATGGGAACACTTCACGCTTACAGACAAGC